TCAACGACCCGTATGAAATTCGCAGCCTGCTCGAACATCAGGTGGACCTGATTCTCGACGGTGGCTATTGCGGTATGGAGCCGACCACCGTGATCGACCTGCATGAAGGTGAGCCGGTGCTGGTGCGCCAGGGCTGTGGCTCGTTGAAACCGTTTGGATTGGAGGACTGAGTGGGTGGAGAGTTGAATGCCGTGCAGACGATTGCGATCTATGCGCTGCCGGTGCTGTTCGCGATCACGGTGCACGAGGCGGCCCATGCTTATGCGGCTAAGCGTCACGGCGATGCGACGGCCTATATGATGGGGCGCATGACGCTCAACCCGTTGAAGCACATCGACCCGATCGGTACGGTACTGATTCCGTTGCTGGCGGTGACGCTTGGGGGCTTCCTGTTCGGCTGGGCCAAGCCGGTGCCGATCAATTTTTCCAACCTCAACAACCCCAAGAAGGACATGGTATGGGTCGCCGCGGCAGGGCCGGGCGCCAACCTGGCGATGGCCTTCATCTGGGCGATGCTGTACAACCTTGCCGCGCTGAACCCTACCGGTTATTTCGCCTTGCCACTCTCGCTGATGGCGCAGGCAGGCATCCAGATCAATGCGGTGCTGATGGTGCTCAACCTGCTGCCGATCCCGCCGCTCGATGGCGGCCGCATTGCCGTCGGCCTGTTGCCGCGCAACCTGGCCTTGCCGCTGGCGCGGCTCGAGCCCTATGGCATGTTCATTCTGGTCGGCTTGATGATCACCGGTATACTCGGCGTCATCATGCGGCCGTTTCTTGCCGCAACATTCAAACTGATTTCATTGTTTTTGTAAGGATTGGGAATTCACATGTTCGCCGACCGCGTCCTCTCGGGCATGCGCCCGACCGGCAGTCTGCACCTGGGCCATTATCACGGCGTGCTGAAGAATTGGGTCAAGCTCCAGAGCGAGCATGAGTGTCTGTTTTTCGTGGCCGACTGGCATGCGCTGACGACCAACTACGATGATCCGCAGATCATCGAGCGCAGCGTGTGGGATATGGTGATCGACTGGCTCGCTGCCGGCGTTGATCCGGCCCAGGCTACGCTGTTCATCCAGTCGCGCGTGCCCGAGCACGCGGAGCTGCATCTGCTGCTGTCGATGATGACGCCGCTGGGCTGGCTCGAACGCGTGCCGACCTACAAGGACCAGCAGGAGAAACTGAGCCAGAAGGACCTGTCGACCTATGGCTTTCTCGGCTACCCGCTGCTGCAGTCGGCCGACATCCTGATTTATCGCGCCAACCAGGTGCCGGTGGGCGAGGACCAGATCCCACATATCGAGCTGACGCGCGAGGTGGCTCGCCGCTTCAATCACCTGTATGGCCGTGAGCCCGGTTATCAGGAAAAGGCCGAGGCCGCCATCAAGAAGATGGGCAGCAAGAAGGCCAAGCTCTACGAAGAACTGCGCGATCGCTTCCAGGAGCAGGGCGATCAGGAAGCGCTCGAAGCCGCGCGCGCGCTGCTGGGCGAGCAGCAGAACCTGAGTCACGGCGACCGCGAGCGTCTGTTCGGCTACCTTGAAGGCGGCGGCAAGATGATCCTGTCCGAGCCGCAGTCCCTGTTGACCGAAGCCTCGCGCATGCCGGGGCTCGATGGGCAGAAGATGTCCAAGTCCTATGGCAACGCGATCTCGCTGCGCGAGGGTGCCGAGTCGGTCACCAAGAAGATCCGCACCATGCCGACCGACCCGCAGCGCGTGCGCCGCACCGATCCGGGCGATCCGGCCAAGTGCCCGGTGTGGCAGCTGCACGAGGTGTATTCGAACGACGACACCAAGCAGTGGGTGCAACAGGGCTGCAAGAGCGCCGGTATCGGCTGTATCGAGTGCAAGCAGCCGGTGATCGAAGGCGTGCTGCGCGAGCAGGAGCCGATGCGTGAACGCGCCCAGCTGTATCTCGACGACCCGACGCTGGTGAA
The Chitinivorax sp. PXF-14 genome window above contains:
- a CDS encoding site-2 protease family protein, which gives rise to MGGELNAVQTIAIYALPVLFAITVHEAAHAYAAKRHGDATAYMMGRMTLNPLKHIDPIGTVLIPLLAVTLGGFLFGWAKPVPINFSNLNNPKKDMVWVAAAGPGANLAMAFIWAMLYNLAALNPTGYFALPLSLMAQAGIQINAVLMVLNLLPIPPLDGGRIAVGLLPRNLALPLARLEPYGMFILVGLMITGILGVIMRPFLAATFKLISLFL
- a CDS encoding tryptophan--tRNA ligase gives rise to the protein MFADRVLSGMRPTGSLHLGHYHGVLKNWVKLQSEHECLFFVADWHALTTNYDDPQIIERSVWDMVIDWLAAGVDPAQATLFIQSRVPEHAELHLLLSMMTPLGWLERVPTYKDQQEKLSQKDLSTYGFLGYPLLQSADILIYRANQVPVGEDQIPHIELTREVARRFNHLYGREPGYQEKAEAAIKKMGSKKAKLYEELRDRFQEQGDQEALEAARALLGEQQNLSHGDRERLFGYLEGGGKMILSEPQSLLTEASRMPGLDGQKMSKSYGNAISLREGAESVTKKIRTMPTDPQRVRRTDPGDPAKCPVWQLHEVYSNDDTKQWVQQGCKSAGIGCIECKQPVIEGVLREQEPMRERAQLYLDDPTLVKNIIADGCEKARKLAQETMRDVREAMGLNY